In the genome of Cryptomeria japonica chromosome 8, Sugi_1.0, whole genome shotgun sequence, one region contains:
- the LOC131067093 gene encoding pentatricopeptide repeat-containing protein At3g12770 has protein sequence MKLFRQSLAHKFRNGIQLMQTQSAQNHSDISLNPNIFASLLQECSHVKSVEQLHTQILITGLHQNHHLATKLVSIYAKHGFMEIARQLFDKIPTRDNLLWNVMIKGYAINGICDESLHLFYKMKEENLQPDRYTFSFVLKACAYLSALQEGKEICDEVVSAGLALDASVGVSVISMYAKCGRVDDARQVFDNISERNVVSWNAMISGYVWNGRANEALEVYHQMQKENVKPNRNTFVSILRACVDSKNVEQGKKIHEEIRKSEVELDVVLSTVLIDMYSKCKNMEFAREMFDKMYRRDMVLWSAMIMGYAHSGHANEALRFFNQMLQEDFKPDLITMSSALAACAHLSALRGGKSIHGYIVRSELKADAFVSTATALIDMYAKCGSLELARHVFEIMPKRNTVSWNVMIRGYGMHGYGENALELYLQMQENGMKPDEVTFTNLLSACSHAGLVSEGRKQFDSMVQDYCITPREEHYTCMVDLFGRAGHLDEALDFIQRMPIEPSISVWGALLGACRIHGNIELGECIAERLFNLDPKNTGRYVLLSNMYAAAGRWDGVLKVRAMVKERGLKRTQGCSYIELNNRVHAFVMGDRSHPQSEKIYSTLEALSKEMEKAGYVPDTNFVLHDVEEEMKESMLSSHSEKLAIAFGLINTSPGVTIRITKNLRICGDCHIASKFISKIVGREIIMRDANRFHHFRDGLCSCRDYW, from the coding sequence ATGAAATTGTTTAGGCAAAGCCTTGCTCACAAGTTCCGGAATGGCATCCAACTAATGCAAACACAGAGTGCACAAAACCATTCAGATATTTCCCTCAATCCCAATATATTTGCTTCTCTCTTGCAAGAATGTTCACATGTCAAATCAGTTGAGCAGCTACACACCCAAATCTTGATAACTGGACTTCACCAAAACCATCATTTGGCAACAAAACTTGTAAGTATTTACGCCAAGCATGGGTTTATGGAGATTGCAcgtcaactgtttgacaaaattcctacGCGAGATAATCTTTTATGGAACGTAATGATCAAAGGATATGCTATCAATGGTATATGTGATGAATCCCTTCATCTCTTTTACAAAATGAAGGAGGAAAATTTACAGCCCGATAGGTATACGTTCTCCTTCGTGCTTAAGGCGTGTGCATATTTGTCGGCTTTACAGGAGGGGAAGGAGATATGTGATGAGGTAGTCAGTGCTGGATTAGCATTGGATGCTTCTGTTGGAGTTTCTGTTATATCAATGTACGCGAAATGTGGAAGAGTTGACGACGcacgccaagtgtttgacaatatatCTGAACGAAATGTGGTATCATGGAATGCTATGATTTCTGGGTATGTGTGGAATGGACGTGCCAATGAGGCTCTGGAAGTCTACCACCAAATGCAAAAGGAAAATGTGAAACCCAACAGAAACACCTTTGTAAGCATTCTTCGTGCGTGTGTCGACTCAAAGAATGTCGAACAGGGGAAAAAGATACACGAGGAAATTCGTAAAAGTGAAGTTGAGCTGGATGTTGTATTGAGTACGGTGCTTATAGATATGTATTCTAAATGTAAAAACATGGAATTTGCACgcgaaatgtttgacaaaatgtaTCGGAGAGATATGGTGTTGTGGAGTGCAATGATTATGGGGTATGCTCATAGTGGACATGCAAATGAGGCCTTGAGGTTTTTTAATCAGATGCTACAGGAAGATTTTAAGCCGGACTTGATCACGATGTCAAGTGCTCTTGCAGCTTGTGCTCATTTATCAGCTTTAAGAGGAGGTAAATCAATACATGGTTACATTGTTAGAAGTGAATTGAAAGCAGATGCTTTTGTCAGCACTGCCACTGCTCTTATAGATATGTATGCTAAATGTGGGAGTTTAGAACTTGCACGCCATGTGTTTGAAATAATGCCTAAAAGAAATACTGTCTCATGGAATGTAATGATTAGGGGTTATGGAATGCATGGGTATGGTGAGAATGCCCTTGAGCTGTATCTCCAGATGCAGGAGAATGGCATGAAGCCGGATGAGGTTACTTTTACAAATCTCTTGTCTGCATGCAGTCATGCAGGCCTTGTGTCTGAGGGCCGCAAACAGTTTGATAGCATGGTTCAAGATTATTGTATCACTCCCAGGGAGGAGCACTATACTTGCATGGTAGACCTATTTGGCCGTGCTGGACATCTGGATGAGGCACTTGACTTTATTCAAAGGATGCCAATAGAACCTTCTATTAGTGTGTGGGGAGCTTTGCTCGGTGCTTGTAGAATTCATGGCAATATTGAATTAGGAGAGTGCATAGCAGAACGCCTTTTCAATTTAGATCCTAAAAACACTGGACGTTATGTACTCTTGTCAAATATGTATGCAGCAGCTGGCCGGTGGGATGGTGTGCTAAAAGTTAGAGCAATGGTGAAAGAAAGGGGGCTGAAAAGGACTCAGGGATGCAGCTATATTGAGTTAAATAATAGAGTTCATGCATTTGTCATGGGAGACAGATCACATCCTCAATCTGAGAAAATCTATTCAACATTGGAAGCCTTGTCTAAAGAGATGGAGAAGGCAGGGTATGTGCCTGACACAAACTTTGTGCTGCATGATGTGGAGGAAGAGATGAAAGAAAGTATGCTTTCTAGTCATAGTGAGAAGCTGGCAATTGCTTTTGGGCTGATCAATACAAGTCCTGGAGTAACTATCAGAATTACCAAAAACCTTCGCATCTGTGGTGACTGCCATATTGCTTCTAAATTCATCTCCAAAATCGTGGGGCGAGAAATTATTATGAGGGATGCAAACCGTTTCCATCATTTCAGGGATGGATTGTGTTCTTGCAGGGATTACTGGTGA